In the Verrucomicrobiota bacterium genome, GGAGAAGGAGGCTGGAGAGCTTCTCCAACGCGTGGGCTTGGGTGAGCGACTGCATCACTATCCCACCCAGCTCTCCGGGGGCGAACAGCAGCGCGTCGCGCTGGCCAGAGCTTTCATCAATAAACCCAAAATCCTGTTTGCCGACGAACCCACGGGCAATCTCGACGCCGACACCAGCCATCGCATCGTCGATCTGCTCTTCGCCATGAACTCGGAATGGGGGACCACGCTGATCATCGTCACCCATGACATTGAACTGGCCGCCCGCACGGGACGCATTCTCCGGCTTCGCGGCGGCCAGTTGGTTTCCGACGAACGCCATCGCATGCTGGCCGGCGGCCCGGCCGCGCCCCCCCTCGAAGCCCACGCATGATGGCGCTCCTTCAGGCGCTCTTTTCCCCTTGGACCTGGGTGATGGCGTGGCGAGACAGCCGCACCAGCCGGGCGCGCCTCTTCCTCTTCTCCACCACCATCGTGCTCGGCGTCTCAGCTCTGGTCGCCATCGGATCCCTCGGACGCAACCTTCACGAGGCCATTCAAGAGCAAGCCAAAGGATTGCTCGGAGCCGACCTTGTCCTGCAATCCCGCTCGGCGTTCACACCCGCGATGGAAGAGTTTTTTCGCGGACTTCCCGCCGTCGAACAATCCCGCGAGGTCAGTTTCTCCTCCATGGTCTATTTCCCCAAAAGCCAGGGTACGCGTCTGGTCCAAGTGCGCGCCTTGGCCGGCGGCTTTCCCTACTACGGCGGACTGGAAACCGCCCCCGCCTCCGCTCGCGATGCTTTTCGATCGGGCCAGGGCGCGTTGGTGGAAGAAAGCCTGATGATTCAATACCGCGGCGCCATGGGAGACCCGATCAAGGTGGGCAACGCGGAAACGCGCATCGCCGGGACGCTGCTGAAGATTCCGGGTGAAACAGTGGCCTTTGCCACGGTCGCACCCCGCGTTTACATCACCATGGATGAGGCCGAGAAAAGCGGCCTCCTCAACCGCGGAAGCCTGGTGCGCTACAAAGCGGCATTCAAATTGCCCGCAGGCATGGATGCTCCTTCCTTGGTCCGTCGCATCCGGCCCCAACTCGAAGAATTTCGGCTGAGCCATGAAACCGTCGAACGCCGGCAGGAAGACTTGGGCCGGTCCATGGAAAACCTCAATCGCTTCCTCAATCTTGCCGGATTTGTCTCCCTGCTGTTGGGCGCGGTCGGCATCGCCAGCGCCATTCACGTTCACATTCAACAGAAACTCGCTTCCGCCGCCATCCTTCGTTGTTTGGGTTCGACCGTGGCGCGATCATTCGCCATTTATCTCGCGCAAGCGATTGGCCTGGGGGCCGCCGGCGTGCTCCTTGGCACGGTGCTCGGGCTGGCAGTCCAACAGGCCATCCCCCACCTCATCGCCGATTTTCTCCCTTTTACCGTCGCCTTCAAAATCCATCCCTGGCCTGTCCTCCAAGCCATGGCTACGGGACTGGGCGTCTGCATCCTTTTTGCGCTGGGGCCTTTGCTCGCCGTCCGCCGTGTTTCACCGCTGGCGGTGATTCGCGGCGGCGAATTGGGCGCCGCTGAAAAAGATCCGGCGCAATGGGCCGTGGCCCTGGCCCTGGCGGCGGCCGTCATCGGCTTCGGCATCTCGCAAACGCACAAGTGGGAGCAAGGGTTGGGCTTCGCCGCCGGACTCGGCGCCGCCTTTGGCGTGCTCTCCATGGTGGCCAAGGGCCTGACTCGAGCGGCCCGCGCTTGGACTCCGCGGAGCTGGCCTTACCTGCTTCGGCAGGGCCTGGCCAACCTGTACCGCCCTCAAAACCGCACGCTCCTGCTCATGGTTTCC is a window encoding:
- a CDS encoding ABC transporter ATP-binding protein yields the protein MLEVRRLTRGYPNGTATLTVLNEVSFSVQSGETCAILGPSGSGKTTLLGLCAGLDAPSSGDVLLAGRPLAGLDEDGRAKVRNDVVGFVFQNFQLIPTLTALENVMVPMELRAEGSAVRRTVEKEAGELLQRVGLGERLHHYPTQLSGGEQQRVALARAFINKPKILFADEPTGNLDADTSHRIVDLLFAMNSEWGTTLIIVTHDIELAARTGRILRLRGGQLVSDERHRMLAGGPAAPPLEAHA
- a CDS encoding FtsX-like permease family protein; its protein translation is MALLQALFSPWTWVMAWRDSRTSRARLFLFSTTIVLGVSALVAIGSLGRNLHEAIQEQAKGLLGADLVLQSRSAFTPAMEEFFRGLPAVEQSREVSFSSMVYFPKSQGTRLVQVRALAGGFPYYGGLETAPASARDAFRSGQGALVEESLMIQYRGAMGDPIKVGNAETRIAGTLLKIPGETVAFATVAPRVYITMDEAEKSGLLNRGSLVRYKAAFKLPAGMDAPSLVRRIRPQLEEFRLSHETVERRQEDLGRSMENLNRFLNLAGFVSLLLGAVGIASAIHVHIQQKLASAAILRCLGSTVARSFAIYLAQAIGLGAAGVLLGTVLGLAVQQAIPHLIADFLPFTVAFKIHPWPVLQAMATGLGVCILFALGPLLAVRRVSPLAVIRGGELGAAEKDPAQWAVALALAAAVIGFGISQTHKWEQGLGFAAGLGAAFGVLSMVAKGLTRAARAWTPRSWPYLLRQGLANLYRPQNRTLLLMVSLGLGTFLILTLYLVQRTLLTQLIPQHDASRPNAALFDIQMDQKDAVAEIVRAQGLQVIHLSPVISMRLKSVKDRPIEEILKDRARAIPNWVLRREYRSTYRDHLTDSENLVKGQWIGTATPGAEPFPISLDEGIARDLHVTLGDSLVFDVQGVPVKTTVASLRRVDWRRVQSNFFVVFPKGAIDDAPGFAILTTRVESSEASARLQRAVVREFPNVSAIDLTLILQTLDQVLGKISLVVRFMALFTVLTGFLVLVGAVLTGRFQRVRESVLLRTLGASRRQVLGILLAEYTLLGLMASATGVLLAALAGWVLARFVFEVSFAFVAIPLLVAVIAVTLVTVVTGLLMSLGVTRHPPLAVLRAEG